A genomic region of Zea mays cultivar B73 chromosome 6, Zm-B73-REFERENCE-NAM-5.0, whole genome shotgun sequence contains the following coding sequences:
- the LOC103630059 gene encoding dnaJ protein ERDJ3B has protein sequence MTALGKGGVARFAAALFVLLNLSAAIAGKSYYDVLQVPKGASEDQIKRSYRKLALKYHPDKNPDNEEANKRFAEINNAYEVLTDQEKRKIYDQYGEEGLKQFQGGGGGGGGMNIQDIFRNFFGGGGGGMEEEEEQILKGDEVIVELDASLEDLYMGGSVKVWREKNVIKPAPGKRRCNCRNEVYHRQIGPGMYQQMTEQVCDQCPNVKFVREGEFLTVDIEKGMKDAQEVLFFEEGEPKIDGEPGDLKFRIRTAPHDRFRRDGNDLHATVTITLLQALVGFEKTINHLDNHLVEIGTKGITKPKEIRKFKGEGMPLYQSNKKGDLYVTFEVLFPKTLTDEQKGKLKDVLV, from the exons ATGACGGCGCTGGGGAAGGGAGGGGTGGCGCGGTTTGCGGCCGCGCTCTTTGTCCTACTGAATCTCTCCGCGGCGATCGCCGG GAAGAGCTACTACGACGTGCTGCAAGTGCCCAAGGGCGCGTCCGAGGATCAGATTAAGAGGTCGTACCGCAAGCTCGCGCTGAAGTACCACCCCGACAAGAACCCCGACAACGAGGAGGCCAACAAGCGCTTCGCCGAGATCAATAACG CTTATGAGGTGCTGACGGACcaggagaagaggaagatctatgACCAGTATGGCGAGGAGGGCTTGAAGCAGTTCCAAGGcgggggaggcggtggcggtggaatgAACATTCAGGACATCTTTAGGAA CttttttggtggtggtggtggtgggatgGAAGAGGAGGAAGAACAAATTTTGAAAGGTGATGAGGTGATTGTTGAactcgatgcttcattagaggacTTGTACATGGGCGGTTCAGTAAAG GTTTGGAGAGAGAAAAACGTCATAAAGCCAGCACCAGGAAAGAGGCGCTGCAACTGTAGGAACGAAGTTTACCATCGACAAATAGGTCCTGGAATGTATCAACAGATGACTGAGCAG GTCTGTGACCAATGTCCAAATGTGAAATTCGTACGAGAAGGTGAATTCTTGACTGTTGATATTGAGAAGGGAATGAAAGATGCACAG GAGGTTTTGTTTTTCGAGGAAGGAGAGCCTAAGATTGATGGTGAACCTGGCGATTTGAAG TTCAGGATCCGAACAGCACCACACGACCGCTTCAGGCGAGATGGCAATGACCTGCATGCAACAGTTACAATAACCCTG CTGCAAGCTCTGGTTGGTTTCGAGAAGACCATTAACCATCTTGATAACCATCTGGTAGAAATTGGCACCAAG GGCATTACCAAACCCAAGGAGATCAGGAAGTTCAAAGGTGAAGGCATGCCACTATAccaaagcaacaagaaaggtgacCTGTATGTGACATTCGAGGTGTTATTCCCAAAAACCCTAACCGATGAGCAGAAGGGCAAGCTTAAGGATGTTCTCGTGTAG